The genomic interval TTGTAATGGGATTCGATATAGGGAATAATTTCTGTTAATAGCTGTTTGTAATAAGGATCAGTATCAGTGCCTGGCTCCATATGAAACCCCGGCGCTGGATGCCCCATCGGCATAACTACTACCATAGGCTTTATTTTTCCTTCTGCCAGCAGGTTATCCAGAATCAGGTTCGCTTTGCCAGCCGTTGTCCAGGCGGCATCGTTATCGCCACCGCCATGTTGCAGGTATAATACAGGCAGTTTATCTTTCATGGTTTCATAGCCTGGCGGTGTATATACATGCATACGCCCTGTATTTTTCGTCACTGCAGAAGGAAACCACACTTTTTCTACCGTGCCATGAGGTACATTTTTGACAGCACAATACTCGCTTTCTTTTCCCGGTAGTTCAAACAGATTAGACAAGCCATTTTCCCCTTCTTTATAGTGCGGATTTTTAGGATCGAATGTTTTTACACCATCCACTGTAAAATCATAGGTATACACATCCGGCTTCAAAGGGCCAACAGCGACAGACCATACGCCAGCATTTGTTTTGGCTAAAGCCAGGGGTTTATACTCAGATAAGAAATCTCCCATCACCGTTACTTCGCTCGCTTTTGGGGCGTAGATGCTAAGAACTATATGGTTGTTAGCGCTTACCCGGATTGATTTTAACGTATCGTTTGGCGTAGGATTTGGCCGTGTGGGTTGCGCAAACGCAACCGACGAACAGGCTAGGAGCAAAGGCAAAAAGTATTTCATGGTGGAGTGAAAAATTAATGGGAAGCCTGGTTTTAAGAAAGTTGATTGTCTAAGAGTTCTTATTTTAAACCTAGTGTTGGTTTGAGGTATTTGGCTGTACGGGCATCTTTAATTACACCTTTCCAGT from Rhodocytophaga rosea carries:
- a CDS encoding esterase is translated as MKYFLPLLLACSSVAFAQPTRPNPTPNDTLKSIRVSANNHIVLSIYAPKASEVTVMGDFLSEYKPLALAKTNAGVWSVAVGPLKPDVYTYDFTVDGVKTFDPKNPHYKEGENGLSNLFELPGKESEYCAVKNVPHGTVEKVWFPSAVTKNTGRMHVYTPPGYETMKDKLPVLYLQHGGGDNDAAWTTAGKANLILDNLLAEGKIKPMVVVMPMGHPAPGFHMEPGTDTDPYYKQLLTEIIPYIESHYNVSAKRENRAFAGLSMGGIQALNIALFHPEKFAYVLPLSTGYFPTQLKTLEEKYSTQLKNPEINKLKLFWIAMGGEKDIAYTNGQNVLKLFDKYGIKYKTNDYPAGHTFITWRHNLYEFAPLLFQ